CCATCGCATTAATAAAAGAAATCTTGCTTATTGATACACAATTACGCGATTTTGGTTGTTCAATCGTTACACAAAGAGCCGTGCGAGGTCGAAGACAATACAGCATGGCTCTTTGTGAAGTCCTGAATAACCTACTTTTGTACCCGAATTAATTGTTTTTCGGCATAAATGGCAGAACGGATCGCTTACGGCAAAACGTGGTGGGGTCAGAAATGGCTTAATGCTTTGGCAAGCATTGATATGGCAAACCGCCTGCCACGCGGAAAAAGCTATGCCAACAAGGGGGCCGTCATGGGCCTGCTTATTTCGGGCAATCAGATTAGTGCCTCCGTAAAAGGTACGGCGCCCCGGCCCTATAAAATTAAGCTGTCGGTACCGCTTTTTACGGAGCAGGAACGAACCTGGCTGTTAACCGAAATTCGCGAAAATCCGGCAACACTGGCTCAACTTCTGAACCGGCAATTACCTCCTGAACTGATCGAATTTGTCAATCGACGAGGTATCCAACTATTTCCGGCATCATTCCGGGATTTGTCGATGGGGTGCTCCTGCCCTGATTTTGCCGTTCCGTGCAAGCACGTTGCCGCCGTTATTTACATTATTGCCAACGAGATCGACCGAAATCCGTTTCTGGTTTTTCAGCTAAAAGGGCTGGACATTCTGGAGGAGTTACAAAAAGATCAGATCGATGTTGGCGGGGGTAGTATGAGTCAGGTATTGTCGTTCAAAGACATTTGCACCGACGAACTGCCCGACGATGAAGATTGGCAACCTTCCGAAACTGCCCGTACCCACCTGGATTATGCCACAATCCCAGCCTTGTCGGAACAACTGTTAGGCTTGCTGTCACCGGATGTTACGTTCACCAAAGGGGATTTCCATAAATCATTAACCCGCGCCTATAAATTATTCAGCAAACTCTTATCCGACGAGAAACCGTTACCGCCTGACGAACGGCCCGACTTCAGCGATAGCATCGAACTCCAGCTCGATGAAGTAATGTCGGTCAAAAAGATCAACATTTTTAGCGAGCATGGCGAACCTCGTCCGCTTAGCGGGTTCAAAATGAGCGATCTGGTGGGCTGGATTAGTACGCTTACTGAAGCCGACTGGCCCGAAATGAGCGATTCGGTCCGAGCGTTGTACCTTACCCATCAATTTTCGGCTGCGCTGTTGCGCCGGGGAGCTGTAGTGCCACAATTGTTACGGGTAACGCCCGGTGAAGATCAATACCGGGTACGCTGGATTCCGGCCATGCTCAACGAATTCGTAAAACAGCAAACCGAACTCCTGGCTTCGCAAATTCCACCTACCTTGCTGACGGTCCGCTGGCAAAAAGAATGGCTGGCTCTGCCCGGCCAGCAGTTGGTCTTAACCCTTTGTTCGCTCTTTTTACGGCGGGTTATCAAGCCAACGACCATCGAACTTTGGGAACGCTGGCCACTGGAAGATGCCGACCGCCTGTTTTTCGGCATCGAAACGCTGCGATTTGAAGGATTCGGACGGAAGGAGATGCCCCTTGCCATCCAGCTTTGGCTCAACGACTTCTTCCTGACCCACAAACGATTTGTGCCCATTGTTGCCGTTGAAGACAATGAATTCGGTGATGAGTTTCGCCTAAGCCTGCTCATCCGCGACCGCGAATCGAAAACCGCGAAAGGCGCACTCGATCCCCCTATTCCACTGCCTGACCTCCTGATCAAAAAGAAACACCAGGGCATACGGATGGCTGTTTTGCAGGATTTGCTGGTTCTGTCGCGGCATTTTCCGGATTTAGCCCGATTGACCAAAATGGGTGGCCCGGCGTATCTGACCTACTCGCCCAGCCTGTTTGTCGATGTGCTGCTTGAAACCTTACCCCGTATGCAGTTGCTGGGCATTTCGCTCTGGCTGCCCAAATCCTTACAACACTGGGTCCGTCCGCAGGCAGGTGGTCGATTGAAGGCCAAAGTAACCGCCGACAATGCCTTTATGCGGCTGGATGATATGCTGACGTTCGACTGGCAGGTGGCACTTGGCGAAGAGATGATTAGTGTAAACGAATTTCAGAAGTTGGTAGGTCGAACAACGGGCCTAGTCAAGATCAAAGACCAGTACGTGTTGATCGACCCGAACGAACTGACAAAACTCTACAAGCAACTCGAAAATCCGCCCGAACTGACAGGCTCAGATTTACTCAAAGCAGCGCTGTCCGAAGAGTACAAAGGTGGCCGACTGGGTATATCGGCCGAAGTCAGAACGCTCGTCAAACAGTTTACTGAAAGTGCGTCGCAACCGCTCCCCGATGCCCTGAACGCTACATTACGGCCCTACCAGCAACGCGGTTACGACTGGCTGATGAAAAATACATCCCTCGGAATGGGAAGCCTGCTGGCCGACGACATGGGTTTGGGCAAAACACTTCAGATTATTGCGTTGCTGCTCAAGTTCAAGCAGGATGGTCGATTTAAAAAGCAAAAAGGGCTGGTAGTATTGCCAACCACCCTACTGACCAACTGGCAAAAAGAAATTGCCCGCTTTGCGCCCGATCTTCGCCCCACGATTTATCACGGTTCGAGTCGCAAGCTTCCCGATGATAAGACCAAAGATTATGACCTATTGCTAACCACCTATGGAGTAGTACGTTCCGATCTCGATAAGTTAAAAAAAACTAACTGGGCAGTTGTGATCATCGATGAAGCGCAAAACATTAAAAACTCCGATACCGAGCAAACCAAAGCGGTAAAAGCCTTAAAAGCACCGATTCGCATTGCTCTCAGCGGTACGCCCGTCGAAAACCGGCTATCGGAGTTCTGGAGTATCATGGACTTTGTGAACAAAGGGTATTTGGGTGGAGTGGGCAAGTTTAACGAAGAGTTTGGCAAGCCCATTCAGCAGGAACGCGACCACCAGAAGCTTGACAAGTTCCGGCGCATAACGAGCCCCTTCCTGCTTCGTCGGGTCAAAACCGACCGGAGTATCATCAGCGACCTACCTGATAAGATTGAGAATAACCAGTTCTGTACGCTCACCACTGAACAGGCTGCGTTGTATGAAAGTGTGGTGCAGGAAAGCTTGCGGGCCATTCAGCAAAAAGAGGGTATTGCCCGCCGGGGTCTGGTGCTGAAATTAATGACCGCTCTCAAGCAAATTGGGAACCACCCGCGCCAGTATCTGAAACAAGGAGCCGATGCCCCAGCTTTATCTGGCAAAACTACGCTGCTGCTGAATCTGCTGGAGAACATCTATGCCAGCCACGAAAAAGTGCTCATTTTTACCCAATACCAGGAAATGGGCCAGTTACTGGTGCAGTTTATCCAGCAAGCCTTTGGAACTCCTCCCCTGTTTCTGCATGGCGGAACATCCCGTGACGAGCGCGACCGGATGGTTGAGCAATTCCAGAAAAACCGGAGCGATCACACCTTTATCCTGTCGCTTAAAGCGGGCGGGACCGGACTTAACCTCACGCAGGCCAACCACGTTATCCATTACGATTTATGGTGGAATCCAGCCGTAGAAGCGCAGGCCACCGACCGGGCGTTCCGAATAGGCCAGACGAAAAACGTGCTGGTATATCGGCTCATCAATCAGGGAACCATGGAAGAGAAAATCGATGCTATGATCCGCAACAAAAAAGAACTGGCCGATCTCAGCGTCAAAACCGGCGAAACTTGGCTGGGAGACTTGAGCGACGCAGAACTGAAAGAATTAGTGACCCTAGGCTAAAAAAACTTGTAAATTCCGGGGTTGTATTCAACGAATTAACGTTAATTCGTTGAATACAACCCCGGAATTTATAGGTTTCTGGCTATCCGATAGCCTTATACTTTTTTCGGATCGGGGTGAACGTATGGTGAACGATATTCGCGGGCAAGCATTTTGGTTGCCTCTTTATCGCCCACTACTTCACGTTTAACGGGGTCGTATACCATCGGGCGACCCGTTTTCATCGACATATTGGCTAGTATGCAACTTGCGGTCGAAATGTGGCCTTCTTCAATATCGGCAACTGGCCGTGAATTTTTCTCGATGGCGTCCAGGAAGTTGAGCATGTGCAAGCGCGTAGCTGGAGCCGCGTTCAACTCAATTTTAGGGTTGGTATCTTCCGTAACGTCTTCTGGATATTTCTCTTTTTCGTACACGACGTCGAAGTGAATCTTTTCCCCTTTTCCATCCGGAATAAAATCGGCCTGCATGGTGCTACCCCACAGCGTACCTTTTTCACCATACAGCGTGAACGACCAGGGATAATCGGGGTTGTTGGCGGTACCCCAGGTTTTATGGTGCCAAACACAATTCAGTTCATCGTATTCGAACAGAGCCGACTGTGTATCGGAAATGTTCGACTTACCTTCTTTTTGTACGTAGATACCGCCATGTGAGGTAATTCGTTTTGGCCAGCCGAGTTTCAGCATCCAGCGAACGGTATCGAGCATGTGTACGCACATATCGCCCGTGATGCCATTACCATACTCCATAAACGTCCGCCACCAACGCACGTGAGGCAGGCCATCGTAGGGGCGAAGGGGCGCCGGGCCAGTCCACATATTGTAGTCGAGGAAGTCAGGAACGGCCTGTACGGGTGGGTTGCCGTTGTTGCGCATATGCAGATCGCAGGACATCTCTACGTGCGATATTTTTCCGAGCAAGCCGGCATCAACGATTCGTTTCTTGGCTTCGATCAGGTGCGGGGTACTTTTGCGTTGTGTACCGACCTGTACGACTTTGTTGTATTTACGGGCAGCTGCTACCATCGCTTCGCCCTCCATTACGTCGACACTAATCGGCTTTTGCACATACACGTGAGCGCCCGCTTTCACACAGTCGATCATTTGGAGTGCATGCCAGTGGTCGGGTGTACCGATCAGAACAATATCCAACTGGTTTTCAGCCAGCATTTTCTGATAATCGCCGTACAGTTTGGGGGTTTTACCCGATTTCTGCCGCTGACTGACCATTTTAGCTGCGTAATCAAGCATATGTTTGTCAACGTCACACAGGGCCACTACTTCAACGGGGGCTACCTGAATCAGCCGAAACAAATCACTTTTACCGTACCACCCGGTACCAATTAACGCTACTCGATACGCTTTGGGTGGGTTAATTAAATCCAGTCCTCGGGCACCAAAGGTCGATAGTGCCAGCGAAGCGGTAGAGCCTTGTATAAATTGACGGCGATTGATATTAAAATTATCCATGCAAGTTGAGGATTTAGGCTGCTAGAGCTGGGTTTGTATGAGAGTTTATTTGAGAAGCGCCATCACGGCATCGTCGCCCACAACAGCGCGGGTAGGTCGTGGGTGTTCGGCCGTAAAGACTTGTAAATCGGTTGGGTCCAGTATTGTATTGGGAGCTTCGTCGATCTGGCCATTTTTCTGCACACGCGCCAGATCGAGTTTCAGATGCTTCGCCAGGAATTGATAGGCGGCTAATCGTTTGTTAGGACCATAATCGTGACCTTCGGTAGGCAAATGGACATTTTCGACCCGGTCTTTTACTCCGTAATAACCGTAAATGTTCTGGATGTACGGATACTCGACCGATGGCGTGTTTTTAGTCCAGTCTTTTCCGTCCGAAACCAGCAACATGGGCCGGGGAGCCGCCAGGGCTGCTATCTCGACATTGCTAGTCTGGTGAGTAGGTCGTTTATGAATTGGCATACCACTCTCACAAACGCAGCCGCCGAAGAAATGGGCCGATACCATCACCACGGGCACTGAGACTTTAATACGCGGATCAAGTGCCGTCAGTACAAACGTTTGCGTTCCTCCTCCTGATTCGCCCGACATAGCAATCCGGTCCGTATCGACATTAGGCAGGCTGGTCAGAAAATCCAGCGACCGCATTCCATTCAATGTCTGTAAGGTCAACGCTTCGGCAATCTTATGGTCGGTCTGCTTCGAATCGCCATAGCCCAGCATATCATACGCAAACACAACAGCCCCCATCCGCGCCAGTGTTGCGCAACGCTGCTGGGTGTATTCCATCAGGCGGTTGTTCTGACTGCCTCCGTGCCCATGGGGGCAAAGAATACCCGGCACTCGGCCTTTGACGTTCAATGGACGGTATAGATTCCCCGTTACGAAAAGTCCGGGCAAGCTTTCAAATGCGACGTTTTCAACGGTGTACCCATTCATTTGCCGGAGACTATGCCGGATGGGTTGAAGCGGAGCAAACTTCGGCTTGTCGGGTAGTTTCATCCCTTCCCGAATGCCTTTTCGGATCAACGCTGCACGAGCTTCCCAACTGGCGCGATCATGATAGGTACCGGCGAAGGTCTGTAACGCTTTGGCCCCTTCCTCCTCCGTAAAATAGGCTCCCTGGCACAAATCGGGTCGGGCAGGGTTGGGTTGTGCCATCACACCCACCAGCCCTGTCAGGTAACAGATCAATAAATTTTGGATACGCATGGTTCTTCTTGACAGCGAACGGATTGAATAGGGTAGCAAAACCCAAAGAAGGCTTTTGTAAACTCTTACTCCTTCGCCTGCCCGAAGACGCTAAAAAACCCGATTTAGCGCGGAATATCACCCCGTTTTAGCGCTTTCACAGCATAATCGGCAGCCCGTGCCGAAAGAGCCATGTAGGTCAATGACGGATTCTGACAGGGCGACGAGGTCATACTGGCTCCGTCGGTACAGAATACATTCTTTATGGCATGGTGCTGATTGAATTTGTTGAAGACCGAGTTTTTAGGTGATGTACCCATGCGTGCCGTTCCCATTTCGTGAATACTCAGCCCCGGATGCGCCTGACTGTCGAAACCACTAATGTTGGAGAAACCCGCTTTTTCGAGCATCAGTACAGCCTGATCGTGTGCATCTTTTCGCATAAGGGTTTCGTTCTCGCGGTAATGAACATCCATTTTCAGAACCGGCTGGCCCCATTTGTCCTTAACTTCATCGGTCAAAGAAACCCGGTTGTCTTCGTAGGGCATACACTCGCCAAAAGCATCCAGCGTGATTTTCCACTGGCCAAACTGCGTGGCCTTCTCTTTAAAGTCAGCCCCGAAACCGTCGAGCTGAAACGCGTGATCCCAATTTTCGCGGCCCGTATATACTTCAAAGCCATACCCACGTTTGAACGACTGGCCTGCCTGACCAGGTAAGTTGCGAAAGCGCGGAATATAGAGCCCGGCCGGATGCCGCCCGTAGTAGTACTTATCCAGATCGTGGTCGTAATCGGCGGTGGCTCCTACGTGGAAATGATGGTCCATCAGGTTTCGGCCCAACTGACCGCTATCGTCCATCCCGTTCGGAAACCGCTTCGACTTCGAGTTCATCAGGATGTAGGTTGAGCCTAATGCCGATGCATTCAGAAAAATAATACTCGCCCTGAATTCATGCCATTGGTGGGTTTGCTCATCGATCACCCGAACGCCCGTTGCCCGGCCGGTTTTATCATCATAGATAATGGAGTTGACAATCGAATGTGGCCGAACGGTGAGCCGTTTTGTACGTCGGGCAGCGGGTAAGGTTGCCGACTGAGTACTAAAATAGGCCCCATACGGACAGCCCCGCATACACAGGTTCCGGTATTGGCATTTGGCCCGGCCTAAAGCCATTTGCTCTGGTGTAGGGGCCGTCAGGTGAGCTGCCCGTGCTGAGATCACTTTCCGATCCGCAAACTGGCCATTGACTGATTTCCGGAAATGCTGCTCGACACAATTATCGGGCATAGCTGGCTGAAACTGACCATCGGGCAAATGCGGCAGGCCATCGCGGTTTCCGGCAATACCGGCAAACTTCTCGACATAATCGTACCAGGGAGCGATATCTTTATAGCGAATTGGCCAATCGGTTCCGATACCTTCTTTGGCATTCGCTTCAAAATCGAGATCCGAGAATCGGAATGAGTAGCGCCCCCACATGAGCGAACGCCCGCCGACATGATACCCGCGAATCCAGTCGAACGGTTTTTCTTCGACATAGGGATTGTCCAGATCATTGACAAAATGCTGGTGCGTCGCTTCGGTTATGGTAAAACCCGTTCGATTCTGAATGGGGTATTGTTTAAGCGTCTCCAGGGGTACCGACAGGTTATGATGCGGAAACTCCCAGGGCGCTTTGGTAGCGGTATGATAATCCGTGACATGCTCGATCATGCGGCCCCGTTCGAGGAGCAGCACAGTCAAACCTTTCTCAGCAAGTTCCTTGGCCGACCATCCTCCGCTAATACCTGACCCTACGACGATTGCATCGAATTTTTTACCCGATGGAATGGGCGGCTGTTGATGAAAGGAACTCATAAATAATGCTAAGTAGATTAATGAAAATACATTAGGTTATTTTCTGTCATCCCGAGGAACGAGGGATCTTCGGAGACTAGCTAAAAGAGAATCTCCGAAGATCCCTCGTTCCTCGGGATGACAGAAACGTCCTTGCAGCATACGCTAAACTATTTTCGTTTGAGTACTTATTAGAAATTAGATACGTTACAAAAACAGTACAAAGATCGCATTCGAGCCAGATAAACCAGCAACTTCTACTGTATATAACGTTCGAGTCTGGGTTATTCATGCCAGTGTTTTTCCAGCCTGAAATGGGCAAGCAGAAAAAGCCAAATAAACACCTGTTTATCAAGACGTTATTACTATAATAATTATAAAAGTAAATAGATAAGGCAGCAAACTATTGGTATCTTTACGGGGAGAAATTATAGGCTAATGCCCACCGCCAGAATGAGATTTGACAAGGTTATACCAGTTGATCCCCTGAAGCCTTATATAAAACACTTTGTCATTTCAGAAAGTACACTGGAGAGTACCTATAAAATCTTTCCATCGACCAGTCTGGTCATTGGATTTCAGTATCAGGGGCAATTAACCACTATTACCGAGAGCCAGTCAAAAATCCTATCGACAGCAGGTATAACGGGGCTTTCCGACCATGTTCAGGTGTTCAAAAACTCGGCCGATATAGGAACGATTCTCGTCTTTTTCACAGAAGTTGGTCTGGCTTTTTTTACATCCTGCCCGGCCAATGAGCTATTTAACCAAAGTATTTCGCTCGATACCCTTTTCAGCAGACAGACGATTAGCGAAACGGAAGAGAAATTAGCACAGGCCCAAGCGGATAGCGAACGCATACAGGTTGTTGAACGCTTCCTGCTTTCTCAACTCAAGATGATTCAAGGCGATAAGCTGGTTATTGAAGCAGTGAGGCTTATTTATCAATCAAAAGGCACGATCAGGATTTCGGAACTCAACCAAAAATTAGCGACTAGCCAAAGTCCTTTGGAAAAACGGTTTAGGAAACTGGTAGGTACAACACCTAAAAAATTTGCCTCCCTCGTTCGCTTCAATACCGTCCTCAATGACCTGACAACCAGCATAAAATCGCTGAGCGAAATTTGCTACGAGCATAATTTTTTCGATCAGGCGCACTTTATCAAAGACTTTAAGCAATACACAGGCGAAACCCCCGAACGGATTAAACGAGCCGATTAGATAAACGATTTTTTACAATTCCAGCCCTCCTGTTTGTTAGACCTTTGTGCCAGACTAATCATTCAGGCAATCGTTTAACAGCAACGAATCATGTTTACAGTAGCGCAAATTAAAGCAGCTCATGCTAAGGTTCAATCAGGGGCCGACTTCCCTAACTACATTCAGGAAATCAAACAATTAGGTGTGAAGGCTTTTGAAACCTGGGTCGTTGACAGCCATACCGATTACGTTGGCGACGACCACTACCAGACATCATCGTATCCTATGTATGCTGAACTATCCATTACAGATACCGTCAATAAAGA
This window of the Spirosoma aerolatum genome carries:
- a CDS encoding Gfo/Idh/MocA family protein encodes the protein MDNFNINRRQFIQGSTASLALSTFGARGLDLINPPKAYRVALIGTGWYGKSDLFRLIQVAPVEVVALCDVDKHMLDYAAKMVSQRQKSGKTPKLYGDYQKMLAENQLDIVLIGTPDHWHALQMIDCVKAGAHVYVQKPISVDVMEGEAMVAAARKYNKVVQVGTQRKSTPHLIEAKKRIVDAGLLGKISHVEMSCDLHMRNNGNPPVQAVPDFLDYNMWTGPAPLRPYDGLPHVRWWRTFMEYGNGITGDMCVHMLDTVRWMLKLGWPKRITSHGGIYVQKEGKSNISDTQSALFEYDELNCVWHHKTWGTANNPDYPWSFTLYGEKGTLWGSTMQADFIPDGKGEKIHFDVVYEKEKYPEDVTEDTNPKIELNAAPATRLHMLNFLDAIEKNSRPVADIEEGHISTASCILANMSMKTGRPMVYDPVKREVVGDKEATKMLAREYRSPYVHPDPKKV
- a CDS encoding DUF1398 domain-containing protein, whose product is MFTVAQIKAAHAKVQSGADFPNYIQEIKQLGVKAFETWVVDSHTDYVGDDHYQTSSYPMYAELSITDTVNKETFAYALRIHQQGQTDYYSFCRACADTGIEKWFVNLETMTCTYFDKFGNQVLVEQIPA
- a CDS encoding alpha/beta hydrolase family protein, whose protein sequence is MRIQNLLICYLTGLVGVMAQPNPARPDLCQGAYFTEEEGAKALQTFAGTYHDRASWEARAALIRKGIREGMKLPDKPKFAPLQPIRHSLRQMNGYTVENVAFESLPGLFVTGNLYRPLNVKGRVPGILCPHGHGGSQNNRLMEYTQQRCATLARMGAVVFAYDMLGYGDSKQTDHKIAEALTLQTLNGMRSLDFLTSLPNVDTDRIAMSGESGGGTQTFVLTALDPRIKVSVPVVMVSAHFFGGCVCESGMPIHKRPTHQTSNVEIAALAAPRPMLLVSDGKDWTKNTPSVEYPYIQNIYGYYGVKDRVENVHLPTEGHDYGPNKRLAAYQFLAKHLKLDLARVQKNGQIDEAPNTILDPTDLQVFTAEHPRPTRAVVGDDAVMALLK
- a CDS encoding GMC oxidoreductase — protein: MSSFHQQPPIPSGKKFDAIVVGSGISGGWSAKELAEKGLTVLLLERGRMIEHVTDYHTATKAPWEFPHHNLSVPLETLKQYPIQNRTGFTITEATHQHFVNDLDNPYVEEKPFDWIRGYHVGGRSLMWGRYSFRFSDLDFEANAKEGIGTDWPIRYKDIAPWYDYVEKFAGIAGNRDGLPHLPDGQFQPAMPDNCVEQHFRKSVNGQFADRKVISARAAHLTAPTPEQMALGRAKCQYRNLCMRGCPYGAYFSTQSATLPAARRTKRLTVRPHSIVNSIIYDDKTGRATGVRVIDEQTHQWHEFRASIIFLNASALGSTYILMNSKSKRFPNGMDDSGQLGRNLMDHHFHVGATADYDHDLDKYYYGRHPAGLYIPRFRNLPGQAGQSFKRGYGFEVYTGRENWDHAFQLDGFGADFKEKATQFGQWKITLDAFGECMPYEDNRVSLTDEVKDKWGQPVLKMDVHYRENETLMRKDAHDQAVLMLEKAGFSNISGFDSQAHPGLSIHEMGTARMGTSPKNSVFNKFNQHHAIKNVFCTDGASMTSSPCQNPSLTYMALSARAADYAVKALKRGDIPR
- a CDS encoding SNF2-related protein; this translates as MAERIAYGKTWWGQKWLNALASIDMANRLPRGKSYANKGAVMGLLISGNQISASVKGTAPRPYKIKLSVPLFTEQERTWLLTEIRENPATLAQLLNRQLPPELIEFVNRRGIQLFPASFRDLSMGCSCPDFAVPCKHVAAVIYIIANEIDRNPFLVFQLKGLDILEELQKDQIDVGGGSMSQVLSFKDICTDELPDDEDWQPSETARTHLDYATIPALSEQLLGLLSPDVTFTKGDFHKSLTRAYKLFSKLLSDEKPLPPDERPDFSDSIELQLDEVMSVKKINIFSEHGEPRPLSGFKMSDLVGWISTLTEADWPEMSDSVRALYLTHQFSAALLRRGAVVPQLLRVTPGEDQYRVRWIPAMLNEFVKQQTELLASQIPPTLLTVRWQKEWLALPGQQLVLTLCSLFLRRVIKPTTIELWERWPLEDADRLFFGIETLRFEGFGRKEMPLAIQLWLNDFFLTHKRFVPIVAVEDNEFGDEFRLSLLIRDRESKTAKGALDPPIPLPDLLIKKKHQGIRMAVLQDLLVLSRHFPDLARLTKMGGPAYLTYSPSLFVDVLLETLPRMQLLGISLWLPKSLQHWVRPQAGGRLKAKVTADNAFMRLDDMLTFDWQVALGEEMISVNEFQKLVGRTTGLVKIKDQYVLIDPNELTKLYKQLENPPELTGSDLLKAALSEEYKGGRLGISAEVRTLVKQFTESASQPLPDALNATLRPYQQRGYDWLMKNTSLGMGSLLADDMGLGKTLQIIALLLKFKQDGRFKKQKGLVVLPTTLLTNWQKEIARFAPDLRPTIYHGSSRKLPDDKTKDYDLLLTTYGVVRSDLDKLKKTNWAVVIIDEAQNIKNSDTEQTKAVKALKAPIRIALSGTPVENRLSEFWSIMDFVNKGYLGGVGKFNEEFGKPIQQERDHQKLDKFRRITSPFLLRRVKTDRSIISDLPDKIENNQFCTLTTEQAALYESVVQESLRAIQQKEGIARRGLVLKLMTALKQIGNHPRQYLKQGADAPALSGKTTLLLNLLENIYASHEKVLIFTQYQEMGQLLVQFIQQAFGTPPLFLHGGTSRDERDRMVEQFQKNRSDHTFILSLKAGGTGLNLTQANHVIHYDLWWNPAVEAQATDRAFRIGQTKNVLVYRLINQGTMEEKIDAMIRNKKELADLSVKTGETWLGDLSDAELKELVTLG
- a CDS encoding response regulator transcription factor, which produces MRFDKVIPVDPLKPYIKHFVISESTLESTYKIFPSTSLVIGFQYQGQLTTITESQSKILSTAGITGLSDHVQVFKNSADIGTILVFFTEVGLAFFTSCPANELFNQSISLDTLFSRQTISETEEKLAQAQADSERIQVVERFLLSQLKMIQGDKLVIEAVRLIYQSKGTIRISELNQKLATSQSPLEKRFRKLVGTTPKKFASLVRFNTVLNDLTTSIKSLSEICYEHNFFDQAHFIKDFKQYTGETPERIKRAD